In Streptomyces sp. DG2A-72, one genomic interval encodes:
- a CDS encoding NTP pyrophosphohydrolase → MDDVSPLLLIVDGANVVGSVPDGWWRDRRGAAARLRDVLAADGVPGHPGPVEIVLVVEGAARGVESVPGVRVEGASGSGDDHTVELVARAGGRDCLVVTADRELRRRVTELGAEVTGPRSIRRR, encoded by the coding sequence ATGGATGACGTATCCCCGCTGCTCCTCATCGTCGACGGCGCCAATGTCGTCGGGTCGGTTCCCGATGGGTGGTGGCGGGATCGGCGTGGGGCCGCGGCGCGGTTGCGGGATGTGCTGGCTGCCGACGGGGTACCGGGGCATCCCGGGCCCGTGGAGATCGTGCTCGTGGTCGAGGGGGCCGCTCGGGGGGTCGAATCCGTGCCCGGCGTACGGGTCGAGGGGGCGAGCGGGAGCGGGGACGACCACACGGTCGAGCTGGTCGCGCGGGCGGGCGGCCGGGACTGTCTCGTCGTCACGGCCGACCGTGAACTTCGGCGCCGGGTGACGGAGTTGGGAGCCGAGGTCACCGGCCCGCGGTCGATCCGCCGCCGGTGA
- a CDS encoding NAD(P)-dependent oxidoreductase, producing MYRRGTPAHPRHRKLTQMTDQLTVSVLGTGIMGAAMARNLAKSGLSVRAWNRTRAKAEPLAADGAYIADTPADAVRGADVVLTMLYDSPAALDVMDEAAPGLRPGAVWMQSTTAGLESIADLAAFAQGHDLVFYDAPVLGTRQPAEAGQLTVLAAGPERGRETVTPVFDAVGARTVWTGEDGAAGTATRLKLVANSWVIAATNATGEVLALAKALEVDPQGFFDLIAGGPLDMGYLRAKAGLVLEDRLTPPQFAVTTAAKDARLIVEAGERRGVRLDGAAAGAERLERAVVQGHGGEDMVAAYFASFDEKSED from the coding sequence TTGTACAGACGCGGCACTCCCGCACACCCGCGACACAGAAAGTTGACGCAGATGACCGACCAGCTGACCGTGAGCGTCCTGGGCACCGGGATCATGGGGGCCGCGATGGCCCGTAACCTCGCGAAGTCCGGGCTCTCCGTGCGGGCCTGGAACCGCACCCGCGCCAAGGCGGAGCCCCTCGCCGCCGACGGCGCGTACATCGCCGACACGCCCGCCGACGCCGTCCGGGGCGCCGATGTCGTACTGACCATGCTCTACGACAGTCCCGCCGCGCTGGACGTCATGGACGAGGCCGCGCCCGGCCTGCGTCCCGGCGCCGTCTGGATGCAGTCCACCACCGCCGGTCTCGAATCGATCGCCGATCTGGCCGCGTTCGCCCAGGGACACGACCTGGTGTTCTACGACGCGCCCGTGCTGGGCACCCGGCAGCCCGCCGAGGCCGGGCAGCTCACCGTGCTCGCTGCCGGGCCGGAGCGGGGGCGGGAGACCGTGACGCCGGTGTTCGACGCGGTCGGTGCGCGCACCGTGTGGACCGGGGAGGACGGGGCGGCGGGTACCGCGACGCGGCTGAAGCTGGTGGCCAACAGCTGGGTGATCGCCGCGACCAACGCCACCGGTGAGGTGCTGGCGCTGGCCAAGGCGCTCGAGGTGGATCCCCAGGGGTTCTTCGACCTCATCGCGGGTGGGCCGCTCGACATGGGGTACCTGCGGGCGAAGGCCGGGCTCGTGCTGGAGGACCGGCTGACGCCCCCTCAGTTCGCGGTGACGACGGCGGCGAAGGACGCGCGGCTAATCGTCGAGGCGGGTGAGCGGCGGGGGGTGCGGCTGGATGGCGCGGCGGCCGGTGCGGAGCGGTTGGAGCGGGCGGTTGTGCAGGGGCATGGGGGCGAGGACATGGTGGCGGCGTATTTCGCCAGCTTTGACGAGAAGTCGGAGGACTGA
- a CDS encoding 3-hydroxyacyl-CoA dehydrogenase NAD-binding domain-containing protein produces the protein MSTAELLKGAAELFPDEVVTQAHVRHLDLPFGAGRFALITLDNGFDHTKPTTFGPASLANLNTAIDQVEQEAAAGEIVGAGVTGKPFIFAVGADLKGVELLKNHDDALAIGKGGHEVFKRLAGLAVPTFAYYNGAAMGGGVEVGLHCKYRTVSKALPAFSLPEVFLGLVPGWGGCTLLPNLIGADKAVSVIIENSLNQNKQLKGQQVYDLGIADAVFEGADFLEQSLIWTAQVLKGDVEVERPLIDRGEAWDQAVAKGRFIADGKVHGAAPAAYRALDIIAAAKNGDLQQGYDAEDKALADLIMGGELRAGIYAFNLVQKRGKRPAGAPDKNLARPVTKVGVVGAGLMASQLALLFLRRLEVPVVLTDIDQERVDKGVGYVHAEIEKLLGKGRINQDKANRLKALVTGVLDKAEGFADADFIIEAVFEEIGVKQQVFAEVEAVAPAHAILATNTSSLSVTEMASKLKNPERVVGFHFFNPVAVLPLLEIVRGEQTDDASLATAFAVAKKLKKTAVLVKDAPAFVVNRILTRFMGEIQNVIDEGTPVEVAEKAVEPLGLPMSPLVLLELVGPAIGLHVSETLNGAFPDRFKVSPNLAAVVKAGKRGFYVYDSGKPELDPEVAALLKQGDVVLTEEQVRARVLDAVAQEIGLMLDEGVVAEAQDIDLCLITGAGWPFHLGGITPYLDREGVSERVNGKRFLEAGVASVPV, from the coding sequence GTGAGCACCGCTGAACTCCTGAAGGGCGCGGCCGAGCTGTTCCCGGACGAGGTCGTCACCCAGGCGCACGTACGCCACCTCGACCTGCCGTTCGGCGCCGGGCGCTTCGCGCTGATCACGCTCGACAACGGCTTCGACCACACCAAGCCGACCACGTTCGGTCCGGCCTCGCTGGCGAACCTGAACACCGCCATCGACCAGGTCGAGCAGGAGGCCGCAGCCGGCGAGATCGTCGGTGCGGGTGTCACCGGCAAGCCGTTCATCTTCGCGGTCGGCGCCGACCTCAAGGGCGTCGAGCTGCTGAAGAACCACGACGACGCGCTCGCCATCGGCAAGGGCGGCCACGAGGTCTTCAAGCGCCTCGCGGGCCTCGCCGTGCCGACCTTCGCGTACTACAACGGCGCCGCCATGGGCGGTGGCGTCGAGGTCGGTCTGCACTGCAAGTACCGGACCGTCTCCAAGGCGCTGCCCGCCTTCTCGCTCCCCGAGGTCTTCCTCGGCCTGGTCCCCGGCTGGGGCGGCTGCACGCTGCTGCCGAACCTGATCGGCGCCGACAAGGCCGTCTCGGTGATCATCGAGAACAGCCTCAACCAGAACAAGCAGCTCAAGGGGCAGCAGGTCTACGACCTGGGTATCGCCGACGCCGTCTTCGAGGGCGCCGACTTCCTGGAGCAGTCGCTGATCTGGACCGCCCAGGTGCTCAAGGGCGACGTCGAGGTCGAGCGCCCGCTGATCGACCGCGGTGAGGCCTGGGACCAGGCTGTCGCCAAGGGCCGTTTCATCGCGGACGGCAAGGTGCACGGGGCGGCTCCGGCCGCCTACCGTGCCCTCGACATCATCGCCGCCGCCAAGAACGGCGACCTCCAGCAGGGTTACGACGCCGAGGACAAGGCGCTCGCCGACCTGATCATGGGTGGCGAACTGCGCGCCGGCATCTACGCGTTCAACCTGGTGCAGAAGCGCGGCAAGCGCCCGGCCGGTGCGCCGGACAAGAACCTGGCGCGTCCGGTCACCAAGGTCGGCGTCGTCGGCGCGGGTCTGATGGCCAGCCAGCTCGCCCTCCTCTTCCTGCGCCGCCTGGAGGTGCCGGTCGTGCTGACCGACATCGACCAGGAGCGCGTCGACAAGGGTGTGGGCTACGTCCACGCCGAGATCGAGAAGCTGCTCGGCAAGGGCCGTATCAACCAGGACAAGGCCAACCGCCTCAAGGCGCTGGTGACTGGTGTCCTGGACAAGGCCGAGGGCTTCGCTGACGCGGACTTCATCATCGAGGCCGTGTTCGAGGAGATCGGTGTCAAGCAGCAGGTGTTCGCGGAGGTCGAGGCGGTCGCCCCGGCGCACGCGATCCTCGCCACCAACACCTCGTCCCTCTCGGTCACCGAGATGGCGTCGAAGCTGAAGAACCCCGAGCGGGTCGTCGGCTTCCACTTCTTCAACCCGGTCGCGGTGCTGCCTCTGCTGGAGATCGTCCGCGGCGAGCAGACCGACGACGCCTCGCTGGCCACGGCATTCGCGGTCGCCAAGAAGCTGAAGAAGACGGCGGTTCTGGTGAAGGATGCCCCGGCGTTCGTCGTGAACCGCATCCTCACCCGCTTCATGGGCGAGATCCAGAACGTCATCGACGAGGGCACCCCGGTCGAGGTCGCCGAGAAGGCGGTCGAGCCGCTCGGCCTGCCGATGTCCCCGCTGGTCCTGCTGGAGCTGGTCGGCCCCGCGATCGGCCTGCACGTCTCGGAGACCCTCAACGGGGCCTTCCCGGACCGCTTCAAGGTCTCCCCCAACCTCGCGGCCGTCGTCAAGGCGGGCAAGCGCGGCTTCTATGTCTACGACAGCGGCAAGCCCGAACTCGACCCCGAGGTCGCCGCGCTGCTCAAGCAGGGCGATGTCGTCCTGACCGAGGAGCAGGTGCGGGCGCGCGTGCTGGACGCGGTGGCGCAGGAGATCGGGCTCATGCTCGACGAGGGTGTCGTCGCCGAGGCCCAGGACATCGACCTCTGCCTGATCACCGGCGCCGGCTGGCCCTTCCACCTGGGCGGCATCACGCCGTACCTGGACCGTGAGGGCGTGTCGGAGCGCGTGAACGGGAAGCGGTTCCTGGAAGCGGGCGTGGCCAGCGTCCCCGTATAA
- a CDS encoding acetyl-CoA C-acyltransferase, translated as MPRTVRDVVFVDGVRTPFGKAGPKGIYHETRADDLVVKAIRELLRRNPGLDPKKIDEVAVAATTQIGDQGLTLGRTAGILAGLPQSVPGYSIDRMCAGALTAVTTTAGSIAFGAYDAVIAGGVEHMGRHPMGEGVDPNPRFVSEKLVDESALFMGMTAENLHDRYPTITKQRADEYAVRSQEKAAKAYANGKIQQDLVPISVRRTNPEAGETGWGLVTADEPMRPGTTLENLAGLKTPFRVHGRVTAGNAAGLNDGATASIIASEDFAREHNLPVKMRLVSYAFAGVEPEVMGYGPIPATEKALAQAGLSIEDINLFEINEAFAVQVLAFLEHYGIADDDARVNQYGGAIAYGHPLASSGVRLMTQLARQFEEQPEVRYGLTTMCVGFGMGATVIWENPHHKDAGGNK; from the coding sequence GTGCCTCGTACCGTCAGGGACGTCGTCTTCGTCGACGGCGTCCGCACACCGTTCGGCAAGGCGGGCCCGAAGGGCATCTACCACGAGACTCGCGCCGACGACCTTGTCGTGAAGGCGATCCGGGAGCTGCTGCGCCGCAACCCCGGTCTCGACCCGAAGAAGATCGACGAGGTCGCCGTCGCCGCGACCACGCAGATCGGCGACCAGGGCCTGACCCTCGGCCGGACGGCGGGCATTCTCGCCGGTCTGCCGCAGTCGGTGCCCGGCTACTCGATCGACCGCATGTGCGCCGGTGCGCTGACCGCCGTCACCACCACCGCGGGCTCCATCGCCTTCGGTGCGTACGACGCCGTCATCGCCGGTGGTGTCGAGCACATGGGCCGGCACCCCATGGGCGAGGGCGTGGACCCGAACCCGCGGTTCGTGAGCGAGAAGCTGGTCGACGAGTCCGCCCTGTTCATGGGCATGACCGCCGAGAACCTGCACGACCGCTACCCGACCATCACCAAGCAGCGCGCCGACGAGTACGCCGTGCGCTCGCAGGAGAAGGCCGCGAAGGCGTACGCCAACGGCAAGATCCAGCAGGACCTGGTGCCGATCTCGGTGCGCCGGACCAACCCGGAGGCCGGTGAGACGGGCTGGGGCCTGGTCACCGCCGACGAGCCGATGCGCCCGGGTACGACGCTGGAGAACCTGGCCGGTCTGAAGACCCCGTTCCGTGTCCACGGCCGGGTCACCGCCGGTAACGCGGCCGGTCTGAACGACGGCGCCACCGCGTCGATCATCGCGAGCGAGGACTTCGCCCGCGAGCACAACCTGCCGGTCAAGATGCGCCTCGTTTCGTACGCGTTTGCGGGCGTAGAGCCGGAGGTCATGGGCTACGGCCCGATCCCGGCGACCGAGAAGGCGCTGGCCCAGGCCGGTCTGTCGATCGAGGACATCAACCTCTTCGAGATCAACGAGGCCTTCGCCGTCCAGGTCCTGGCCTTCCTGGAGCACTACGGCATCGCGGACGACGACGCGCGCGTCAACCAGTACGGCGGCGCCATCGCCTACGGTCACCCGCTCGCCTCCTCCGGCGTCCGCCTGATGACGCAGCTGGCCCGCCAGTTCGAGGAGCAGCCGGAGGTCCGTTACGGCCTCACCACCATGTGCGTCGGCTTCGGCATGGGCGCCACGGTGATCTGGGAGAACCCGCACCACAAGGACGCCGGAGGCAACAAGTGA
- a CDS encoding LacI family DNA-binding transcriptional regulator: MTETPTSRVTIKDVAARAGVSKGAVSLAFNHKPGLSEATRDRIFRAARELGWAPSLAARSLAGSRVDVVGLAICRPAQILGLEPFYMEFISGLESVLTEHSCSLLLRLVRNLEEEAGLQEAWWRGRQIGGSILVDFRADDPRVGVVERLGMPVVAVGHPSLTGGLTSVWTEDATAVTEAVRYLAALGHRRIARVGGAAALGHTSIRTAAFDEAGRALELAGAWQVATDFSGEAGARATRSLLTAAAPDRPTAIVYDNDIMAVAGLSVAAEMGLSVPGDVSLLAWDDSQLCRLTHPTLSAMSHDVHGFGVDVARTLFGVIMGDGRGSHPVPTPVLTPRGSTAPPRG; the protein is encoded by the coding sequence ATGACGGAAACGCCGACATCCCGCGTCACCATCAAGGACGTCGCCGCGCGCGCCGGTGTCTCCAAGGGTGCCGTGTCCCTCGCCTTCAACCACAAGCCGGGGCTGTCGGAGGCGACCCGGGACCGGATCTTCCGGGCGGCCCGGGAGCTGGGCTGGGCACCGAGCCTCGCGGCGCGGTCGCTGGCGGGGTCGCGCGTGGACGTGGTGGGGCTGGCGATCTGCCGGCCGGCGCAGATACTCGGGCTGGAACCGTTCTACATGGAGTTCATCTCGGGTCTGGAGAGCGTGCTGACCGAGCACTCCTGCTCGCTGCTGCTGCGGCTCGTACGCAATCTGGAGGAGGAGGCCGGGCTCCAGGAGGCGTGGTGGCGGGGGCGGCAGATCGGCGGTTCGATCCTGGTCGACTTCCGCGCGGACGACCCGAGGGTGGGCGTGGTGGAGCGGCTCGGCATGCCGGTCGTGGCCGTGGGGCATCCGTCGCTCACCGGGGGTCTGACCTCCGTATGGACGGAGGACGCGACGGCCGTGACCGAGGCCGTGCGGTATCTGGCGGCGCTCGGGCACCGGCGGATCGCGCGGGTCGGGGGTGCGGCGGCCCTCGGCCATACGTCCATCCGTACGGCGGCGTTCGACGAGGCGGGGCGGGCCTTGGAGCTGGCGGGGGCCTGGCAGGTCGCCACCGACTTCTCGGGTGAGGCGGGGGCGCGGGCGACGCGCTCGCTGTTGACGGCTGCGGCGCCGGATCGGCCCACGGCCATCGTTTACGACAACGACATCATGGCTGTGGCGGGGTTGTCGGTGGCGGCGGAGATGGGGTTGTCGGTGCCGGGGGATGTTTCGTTGCTGGCGTGGGACGACTCGCAGTTGTGCCGGCTCACGCATCCCACGTTGTCCGCGATGAGTCATGACGTGCACGGGTTCGGGGTGGATGTGGCTCGGACGCTGTTCGGTGTGATCATGGGGGATGGGAGGGGGTCGCATCCGGTGCCTACTCCGGTGCTGACGCCGCGGGGGTCGACGGCGCCGCCGCGGGGATAG
- a CDS encoding glycoside hydrolase family 2 protein — MLEVAPLTEGWILRHPGGTGDTLPATVPGCVHTDLLAAGVIPDPFLGRNETEVAWVGRRDWVYETDLNAVSGHEQTNLVFDGLDTVAEVLLDGRLLGRTRNMHRSHRFDVTGLHGRLSVHFTSAYAEAEAVRGKLGERPAAYAEPFPYIRKMACSFGWDWGPTLVTAGIWRPVRLEHWSTARIARVRPLVTVEEGTGRVELYVDVERTRVEAPLSVEATMGGAGGARVRASIDGTRGVVRLEVPEADLWWPRGSGEQPLYDVELTLLHDGDALDVWRRRVGFRSVELDTSPDAYGSGFTLVVNGERLFARGVNWIPDDVFPSRMTRDRYRERLGQAADAGVDLVRVWGGGIYESKDFYDACDELGLLVWQDFPFACAAYPEEQPLRGEVDAEARENVVRLMPHPSLVLWNGNNENLWGFRDWDWERRLDGGSWGEGYYLGVLPRVVAELDPTRPYTAGSPWSGSWARHPNDPAHGTHHSWEVWNRADHEDYRLEVPRFVAEFGWQAPPAHATLRRALPGEELAPDSPGMLHHQKADDGNGKLRRGLERHFAFPEGDFDRWHYLTQVNQARAVAAGIEHWRSHWPVCAGTVVWQLNDCWPVTSWAAIDGDGREKPLYFELRRLYADRLLTVQRREGGLVLAAVNQSAEEWAGELRLRRMSVEGAVLGEASAGFTAGGRSVAVVRVRRELEPVGPKEFLVADGGGLRAWHFPAPDREIPYVRPEFDVALVPGGVQVTAHTLVRDLLLQADRLDPDARADRGLVTLLPGERVTIGVRGWKTPDAGAARSALYCVEPTR, encoded by the coding sequence ATGCTGGAGGTCGCACCGCTCACCGAGGGATGGATCCTGCGACACCCCGGAGGCACTGGGGACACGCTCCCGGCCACCGTGCCCGGCTGTGTGCACACCGATCTGCTGGCGGCCGGGGTGATCCCGGATCCGTTTCTCGGTCGGAACGAGACCGAGGTCGCGTGGGTGGGGCGGCGGGACTGGGTCTATGAAACGGACCTGAACGCGGTATCCGGGCATGAGCAGACCAACCTCGTCTTCGACGGCCTCGACACGGTCGCCGAAGTCCTGCTCGACGGACGGCTGCTGGGCCGCACACGGAATATGCACCGCTCCCATCGATTCGACGTAACCGGTCTCCACGGGCGCCTGTCCGTGCACTTCACCTCCGCGTACGCCGAGGCCGAGGCCGTGCGCGGCAAGCTGGGCGAGCGGCCGGCGGCCTACGCCGAGCCCTTCCCGTACATCCGCAAGATGGCCTGCTCCTTCGGCTGGGACTGGGGGCCGACCCTGGTGACGGCCGGGATCTGGCGCCCGGTACGGCTGGAGCACTGGTCGACGGCGCGGATCGCCCGCGTGCGCCCGCTCGTCACCGTCGAAGAAGGCACAGGGCGGGTCGAGTTGTACGTCGACGTCGAGCGGACCCGGGTCGAGGCACCGCTGTCCGTCGAGGCGACGATGGGCGGTGCAGGCGGTGCACGGGTGCGCGCCTCGATCGACGGCACTCGGGGCGTCGTACGGCTGGAAGTCCCCGAAGCGGACCTGTGGTGGCCCCGGGGGTCCGGTGAACAGCCGTTGTACGACGTCGAGTTGACGCTGCTGCACGATGGCGACGCGCTCGACGTGTGGCGTCGGCGCGTCGGCTTCCGCAGCGTCGAGCTGGACACCTCGCCGGATGCGTACGGATCGGGGTTCACGCTGGTCGTCAATGGTGAGCGGCTCTTCGCGCGGGGCGTCAACTGGATCCCGGACGACGTGTTTCCGTCCCGGATGACGCGTGACCGCTACCGAGAGCGGCTCGGACAGGCAGCCGACGCGGGTGTGGACCTGGTGCGTGTGTGGGGCGGCGGGATCTACGAGAGCAAGGACTTCTACGACGCGTGCGACGAACTGGGGCTGCTGGTGTGGCAGGACTTTCCGTTCGCGTGCGCGGCCTACCCCGAGGAGCAGCCGCTGCGGGGCGAGGTGGATGCGGAGGCCCGGGAGAACGTCGTACGGCTGATGCCGCATCCGTCGCTGGTGCTGTGGAACGGGAACAACGAGAACCTGTGGGGCTTCAGGGACTGGGACTGGGAGCGGCGGCTGGACGGGGGCTCCTGGGGCGAGGGGTACTACCTCGGCGTGCTGCCGCGGGTGGTCGCCGAGCTGGATCCGACGCGGCCGTACACGGCGGGCAGTCCCTGGTCCGGGTCCTGGGCGCGGCACCCGAACGATCCGGCGCACGGCACGCACCACTCGTGGGAGGTGTGGAACCGGGCGGATCATGAGGACTACCGGCTCGAAGTCCCCCGTTTTGTCGCGGAGTTCGGCTGGCAGGCACCGCCCGCCCACGCCACGCTGCGGCGCGCGCTGCCGGGTGAGGAGCTCGCGCCCGACTCCCCCGGCATGCTGCACCACCAGAAGGCGGACGACGGAAACGGCAAGCTGCGGCGTGGCCTGGAGCGTCATTTCGCGTTTCCCGAGGGCGACTTCGATCGCTGGCACTACCTCACACAGGTCAATCAGGCGCGTGCGGTAGCCGCCGGCATCGAGCACTGGCGGTCGCACTGGCCGGTGTGCGCGGGGACGGTCGTATGGCAGCTCAACGACTGCTGGCCGGTGACGTCGTGGGCGGCGATCGACGGGGACGGGCGGGAGAAACCGTTGTACTTCGAGTTGCGGCGGCTGTATGCGGACCGGTTGCTGACGGTGCAGCGGAGGGAGGGCGGGCTGGTGCTGGCGGCGGTCAACCAGTCTGCCGAGGAATGGGCCGGTGAACTGAGGCTGCGTCGGATGTCTGTCGAGGGCGCGGTGCTCGGTGAGGCGAGCGCGGGCTTCACGGCGGGCGGGCGTTCCGTGGCGGTGGTGCGGGTGCGACGGGAGTTGGAGCCGGTGGGTCCGAAGGAGTTCCTGGTCGCGGACGGGGGCGGGCTGCGCGCGTGGCACTTTCCCGCCCCGGATCGTGAAATCCCGTACGTCCGGCCGGAGTTCGACGTCGCGCTCGTGCCGGGAGGGGTACAGGTCACGGCCCACACCCTCGTACGGGATCTGCTGTTGCAGGCCGACCGGCTGGACCCGGACGCACGGGCCGACCGGGGGCTGGTCACGCTGCTTCCGGGCGAGCGGGTGACCATCGGTGTGCGGGGCTGGAAGACTCCCGATGCGGGCGCCGCCCGATCAGCCCTGTACTGCGTGGAGCCCACCCGATGA
- a CDS encoding ABC transporter substrate-binding protein produces the protein MYRRTVLAIAAGALLLSACTGTGGSSKGADAEAPDDPAQVSGTIKVLTVRTDLVQDGTMDRYAAEFNKTYPKVEVEFEALTNYEAEVKIRMNTENYGDVLLIPAVIKKSDYPKFFASLGTQEERSKKYRFTDYTTVDGKVYGQSPVGVAPGFLYNKKVWRQAGITDWPTTPAEFLTALKAIKSKTDAVPYYTNFAAGWPLTSWTYVNGSVHCDAEATTKLAEGDPWAQDADLRVGDTLLHDIVKQGLAEKDPATTNWEESKPRMAKGEIATQWLGTWAIVQFQDAAKKAGENPDDIGFMPFPAQADGTFCAVVAPDYNQAVNVHSKHKEAARAWIDWFTDKSGYDKDNLAISPLQDAPLPEVLKPYEDAGVKLIDLDDAKGAQVKLIDNESEAGIYAPEYRQKLVDVARGATEGSLDDLFADLSKRWTEAQKSVGS, from the coding sequence ATGTACCGCCGTACAGTCCTGGCCATTGCCGCGGGTGCCTTGCTGCTCTCGGCGTGCACCGGTACCGGAGGCTCGTCGAAGGGGGCGGATGCCGAAGCGCCCGATGATCCGGCCCAGGTGAGCGGAACCATCAAGGTGCTCACCGTGCGGACCGACCTCGTGCAGGACGGCACGATGGACCGGTACGCCGCCGAGTTCAACAAGACCTATCCGAAGGTCGAGGTCGAATTCGAGGCCCTGACCAACTACGAGGCCGAAGTCAAGATCCGTATGAACACGGAGAACTACGGCGACGTCCTGCTGATCCCCGCGGTTATCAAGAAGAGCGACTACCCGAAGTTCTTCGCCTCGCTGGGCACCCAGGAGGAGCGCAGCAAGAAGTACCGCTTCACCGACTACACCACCGTCGACGGCAAGGTCTACGGTCAGAGCCCGGTCGGCGTGGCGCCCGGCTTCCTCTACAACAAGAAGGTCTGGCGTCAGGCCGGAATCACCGACTGGCCCACCACCCCGGCCGAGTTCCTGACCGCCCTGAAGGCGATCAAGTCGAAGACCGACGCCGTCCCCTACTACACCAACTTCGCCGCGGGCTGGCCGCTGACGTCGTGGACGTACGTCAACGGCTCGGTCCACTGCGACGCCGAGGCCACCACGAAGCTGGCCGAGGGCGACCCCTGGGCGCAGGACGCCGACCTGCGCGTCGGTGACACGCTGCTGCACGACATCGTCAAGCAGGGCCTGGCCGAGAAGGACCCGGCCACCACCAACTGGGAGGAGTCCAAGCCCCGGATGGCGAAGGGCGAGATCGCCACGCAGTGGCTCGGCACGTGGGCGATCGTCCAGTTCCAGGACGCCGCGAAGAAGGCCGGAGAAAACCCCGACGACATCGGTTTCATGCCGTTTCCCGCCCAGGCGGACGGCACGTTCTGCGCGGTCGTCGCCCCCGACTACAACCAGGCCGTCAACGTCCACTCGAAACACAAGGAGGCGGCCCGCGCCTGGATCGACTGGTTCACCGACAAGTCCGGCTACGACAAGGACAACCTGGCGATCTCCCCGCTCCAGGACGCCCCGCTGCCCGAGGTGCTGAAGCCGTACGAGGACGCCGGTGTGAAGCTCATCGACCTGGACGACGCCAAGGGCGCCCAGGTGAAGCTCATCGACAACGAGTCCGAAGCCGGTATCTACGCCCCCGAGTACCGCCAGAAACTGGTCGACGTGGCCCGCGGTGCCACCGAGGGCAGCCTCGACGATCTCTTCGCCGACCTCAGCAAGCGCTGGACCGAGGCACAGAAGTCCGTGGGGTCGTGA
- a CDS encoding carbohydrate ABC transporter permease encodes MTDTTPKAAVRAGAGAAHLAPVPARAPRRARLWRGVTPWLFLIAPLALLIIFTYAPIANMVAYSFTDWDGVSPELNYTGAENYAEIFTREDLFRVFFVSGYYLAASVVQIAAALYFATILSFNVRFRNFFKGVLFFPYLINGVAIGFVFLYFFQDGGTLDSILSLFGVTTDHAWLGTSTSANVSLAGVSVWRYMGLNFVLFLGAIQSIPGELYEAAELDGANRWHQFRYIIAPGIKPVLSLTVILSISGSLSVFEIPYIMTGGATGTETFVIQTVNLAFRFNKTGLASAAAVVLLLIILAVTWVQRRLVPDDKVDLV; translated from the coding sequence ATGACGGACACCACCCCGAAGGCGGCCGTGCGGGCCGGGGCCGGGGCGGCGCACCTGGCCCCCGTCCCGGCCCGCGCCCCCCGCCGGGCACGCCTGTGGCGGGGCGTCACCCCCTGGCTGTTCTTGATCGCCCCGCTCGCGCTCCTGATCATCTTCACCTACGCGCCGATCGCCAACATGGTCGCGTACAGCTTCACCGACTGGGACGGCGTGAGCCCCGAGCTCAACTACACGGGCGCCGAGAACTACGCCGAGATCTTCACCCGCGAAGACCTCTTCCGCGTCTTCTTCGTAAGCGGCTACTACCTCGCCGCCTCCGTCGTCCAGATCGCGGCCGCGCTCTACTTCGCGACGATCCTGAGTTTCAACGTCCGTTTCCGGAACTTCTTCAAGGGCGTGCTCTTCTTCCCGTATCTGATCAACGGGGTAGCAATCGGTTTCGTCTTCCTCTACTTCTTCCAGGACGGCGGCACCCTCGACTCGATCCTGAGCCTCTTCGGCGTCACGACCGACCACGCCTGGCTCGGGACATCCACCTCCGCGAACGTCTCACTCGCCGGCGTCTCGGTCTGGCGCTACATGGGCCTGAACTTCGTCCTCTTCCTCGGCGCGATCCAGTCGATTCCGGGGGAGCTGTACGAGGCCGCCGAACTGGACGGCGCGAACCGCTGGCACCAGTTCCGCTACATCATCGCGCCCGGTATCAAGCCGGTCCTGAGCCTGACGGTCATCCTCTCCATCTCGGGCTCCCTCTCGGTCTTCGAGATTCCGTACATCATGACCGGCGGTGCGACGGGCACGGAGACGTTCGTGATCCAGACCGTCAACCTGGCCTTCCGCTTCAACAAGACGGGGCTCGCCTCGGCCGCCGCGGTCGTGCTGCTGCTGATCATCCTCGCGGTGACCTGGGTCCAGCGGCGCCTCGTCCCCGACGACAAGGTGGACCTCGTATGA